DNA sequence from the Acipenser ruthenus chromosome 8, fAciRut3.2 maternal haplotype, whole genome shotgun sequence genome:
TATTGGCAAAAAACACATATACTAATTATGATTGACATAAAACCGTTTAAGACagtttaatttgctgtaaatACAATACCACTTACCTGTGGATGCTACTGGGTACAATTAGatacgtgattttgttttgtagttcagtctATATGTAATAATGGGATGCCGTGTCTCATGGCATACAAAAAACAAAGCTACACCTGGACAGTTAATGAAAATCTGTAGTctaaactgtatttttattttaacataccaattGTGCTTAGTTTCCGATTTCCTCATATTTTCCagtaatttctgtttgtattctttatcgAGATTTTGTGGTGCTTATCATACAGAAAAAGATATTCTGCTCTGCTATAATCAGATGTTCCACTgtcttgcctgtgatatttgacGTGCGGAAAAAAACGCAGCGAATAAACTCGACAGTGTGAATAGCCCTTTAATTTTACTTAAATAAATGACTAACAAATTCTCTACACATGAAACgtatctatttaataaaaaaggaAGCAATTCAGCCAAACTTTAATTCTGGAACCGCAAGGTATGCTACATTATTGTTTTGACAATTTGACAGAATCAATGAGAATATATAACATGTTTACACACTTAATGTTAAGATGGAAATACTTTTATCATGAACATATttgaaataacatgtttttttgtttgtttttttaataaagattgtttgtaccagaaattgtgtattttggtctttgtcataatTAATTAGTGGCTAGTGTTCACTACATGCTCATATTTAACAtgtttcttgaatgatcttataaGTTGAGGgggtcagtacttttgtctgcgaTGATAATACTGCAATATTAAGCATATTACATTTCAGAATTCTGTTTATTTCTTCTCTAATGCACCAGGTatagaaatgtaaaatcagaacCCAACAATGGACTGGCTGAGATTGAACTGCCATCCTGGGAAGGTAAGACTACATGTACAGCATATTATAAATGACCGTGGGCGATATTTAGGTTTACTTACATTATTCTTTTGTTGTGTTCTACCTTATTAATTTCCTTGTTACCCGGTTTCAAAATCTACCAGAGCTCCATGCAAATTAATCACTGCTGCAGTCTCCAACATGTCCAGCAGAGGGCAGCAAAAGAACAGATATTTAGGCTTGCATACTGTAATTATGGAAAAGCGTTAGTCCCAGGTTTCAGTCCATCACAGTTCACACTGGAAATTACTTTGTAGTCTCAGAAGacttcctaaaaaaaacaaaaacaaaaaacacaacaaacccaCAAATTTAGTTAAAAAACAGCCAAGTGCATTACACTGTAAAATGCTGCTATGTTGTTTTTTTAGAGAGAGAAAGGGAACGTGCACAACACAACAGCTCCCCTCTTTCACTGGACAGTGATGGCACAGACTTCCTGCTAGTGGGCTTCAACAAAAGGAACTTTTCCTCCAAACATGTGGCTTTTAAAGGTACacattttaattcaaacaaacaaagaaacaaaccctGTGTAGAGATAATCACACTCTTCATTTGACAGGTTATTTGTcacttgttttctgtttgtaaTGTCTGTAGATGTCCTGAGGAAGCAGATCTCTCTGACTGAGGACAGGGTTCTGGGGGATGCCCCCACTGAGCTGCCGTTATCCTCCACCCGTCCCCCCAGCCCAGGCAAAGAAAGCAGACCTCAACCCCTGGGGCTGGGACGTCCTGCCCAAGAGACACTGCCAGGTAATCCAAGCAAACGGGGAAACAACTACTGAAAATCAAAGGAGCTAAATCTGGAACCATTTTATTCAGTTTCGTAAGTTTTTATCCCTGAATGTTGGAACAATAAATCGATATCACAGTAACAGATACTCCACGATACACACAATACATAATTTTTATACTTAATATATGATTTATAGGTTATCATGGTGCTCGTCAGTATCaccatattattaaatacatagAAATTCAAAGCAGCACAAACATGCACAGTACTATACAAGGACCTTATCATATCTACCACAGTGCTACTGTACCAGGACAACTGGGCAGTAATTGTTATATATCTATTGCCATTACTGCTGATGCTGGGGTCTGCTAGAGTTTTGTCAGGGGAATACacagtacatatttttatatCTTATCATATAAAGGGGAACATGACCCACTCCAGAGAAAAGTAAATACCTGCCCTGGATATGATTAGGCAGGAAGTAGACGTCTGAAGTTTCTGTTCTAATCTCTTTGAGGAGGCCTGCAGGATGATTCAGATGAACTGAGTGATGACGACATGTCTTCAGTTAGTCAGATCACCAATGGCCTTCATTCTCCAGTCCACGGCAGCGCCAACACAACTGCAAGTAAATCTGCCATTGGACATGCCCCTGCACCCTACGGCAGCCAAGCTGTCCTTGGCCAAAGACGGTAAGCTAAAAGAACCACTCgaccaattgtaatgaaacttagTACGGGCATTCCCTGCAACAAGTTAAATCAGGGTAAAAGATCTGTAACTACTTTTGCATGAGTTCttgtctctgattggttgttctAATCAATGCATTATCCTCAGAAACACTTGtccatatttaattaaatgtataataaaCACTGGGAATGTAACTTATGTATTCCAATAAAACCCCCTTCAACAGTACTGCCCTTATCCAAACTGAGGACAGCATCTACTCCAGGTGGTATAAACTCATGTATGCATGTCCCTAGATAAATTCCTATCAAAGGGGTACCCCTGTACTGACATCTGTTTGGCTATTCTATTGAAGGCTATATAACCAACATTTTAGGAAACTTTGCATGGCAACATGTTATAAGGTGCTATTTTATTGTACTTCTTGTGGGTGTAGGTCAGGATTACTGTTAATAACTATAGAAACAGAAACTTTTTGTATGTGCGTCAGATCCCCTCTCGTGGTTCTGCCCAGACGGCCCTTTGCACCACACAGCATTGCGGATTTGAAGGTTGGGAGTCTGGTTAAGTTCTCCTGGCCTGGAGGGAAGATCAGCAAAGGAACCGTCAAGTACCTGGGAAGTCTCCCGGGGAGGCAGGAGATCTACCTGGGAGTGGAGCTGGAGGGCAACGAAGTGGGAAAGCATGATGGGACCTTTGAGGGGATCCGCTGTTTCCTGTGGTGAGAGAGTGAGGGACTGTCTTGCTcgtgggtgtatatatatatatacacacacacacacacaatgtgtaaTATAGAGGGCAGGGAATGAGTGAAGTGTCCCTGGTCATTGGGTGAAGTTTAGTCAGGCAACTGTGGGATGATCTATGTAACCCCTTCCCACCAGCACTTTTCTTGTCGTAGTGTATCATCAATATTCAAAGTGGCCAGTTCTTAATTTGCaatgcaaataaaacatttctaatgttattatTCTACAATATAGATATCGCCTTATTACCGAAATTCACCCTGTATTCAGGAATGCCTGTATTATGTTGTTTTCTCCCTCATATACATGTATAGGCCTACTGCATATATACACAAGacaatgttttaaattaaacatatgTCTATACATTATATGTAACACACACGTGTGTgtaatatgcaatttatatatatatataaattatacacaAGACAAGTAAGTCAGCAATATATGTTAATTGGGGAAAAAGTACATCTATCCCACATTGTATTTTGAATTTTGTTGATTTACAGGTTTACTTTAGTCAATGAAATATATTTCTTAGAATCTATACATTACTACATGTAGCCTGTCTTTCGATGTGGCTGTATTGCTATAATTCTGCAAGAACAGAAATAACCAGTGAAAAAGAACCTTATAATGTCACATTGTCCTTACAATTACATTAGGAAAATGGTTATTCATTCCAGTCCACATTTGATGGTATTTTGACTCTCAAAATCTGGTATTTTTTTCTGGCCACATACCTGAGTCGTAAGAGTAACCCAAGTCACTCGTAACATTTTGGAGATGGACTGTCACGGAGTTGTCTTCTTTTTCCCCCCGTGTTGAGTGACTGTCCAATTCCAACAGAGATAAAGCTACGTCTTTGTCCAGGCTGTTGGACCTGCTGTTAAATTCTTCTTGTGCAAGGTCGTCATTTTTGGCTTGATTTACAGGAGTTAAATACTTAAGAAGCTGCTCGTTACTCAGTTCtgattcctttttttctttccgATTTTGAGAGCCAGATTCATGCCGATACATTTTGAAAAGCCGTTAACCTGCAATAATACCTGACCTTAAGTGCCCTGCGTATGTGATGATGACCCTACGTGAGGTCTGTATCGGGCACACTGTAGCAAACCTGTTCTACATACGTGATGATGACCCTATGTGAGGTCTGTATCGGGCACACTGTAGCAAACCTTGTTCTACATACATGATGATGACCTGTACGTGAGGTCTGtatcacacacactgtaacaaacaTGTTATGCACCACATCTATTATCAACGTtcagcataattattattatttatttatttatttatttttttaagtttagggTATGATTTTAATGCAGACAAAATCATACCGTTAGTGAACAAATATTGTCAGAACTTCAAAAGGACGAGTGTTTAGACAATATTCCTGGTTGTCCCCCTGCAGACACCGTCACTGTAAATATGtgtgtgatatttatttatttattaacacatatttacaaaatacatttgacaTTCTAACCTCAAATAAACTTACCAATGTTTCAGACAATACAGATGTCCCAATCCTGTGTGTGCAGTGTCTTCAGAACTGGCAAACTTTCATTAGTTGCCTCCACAGCTGGGCATCTTTTCTCTGTTAACTGGTATTTTTCTTATCTAGTCTGGCCAGCTCAAAACACAAATCGACTTGACTTTTGAAGTCACATAATAATATCCCACCCTGTGATACATTAAATAAACACAGATCTTGTGCAATGCACCGACACCACTTTTGTGGTAGTCCAATATGTAGAACTCATTATTGTTATCTGTCAGTTATTGTCATTTGTCTTACCACCACCCCGAACATTTAATATTAAATTCAGGGGTGTTACATTAAAAACAGCCtgcactattttttattttaccacattGCCAATGACGTACCCACCCTAGAAGGATGAATTAGGACCTAGTCTGTCTGAAAAACACAATGTGAAAACTATCTCTACTGGGGGTTgagttttttcaaaatgtaaagtttttttaaattttttttatacagattattatttgtttatttagcagacgccgttttccaaggcgacttagagactagggtgtgtgaacaatgcatcagggtcagagtcacttacaactacgtctcactcgaaagacagagcacaaggaggttaagtgacttgctcagggtcacacaatgagtcagtggctgaggtgggatttgaaccggggacctcctggttccaagcccttttctttaaccactggaccacacagcctcacagatGATAGACTGCTAACACTGAAGTACAGTTCAGTACAATTTACTATCAACATGGCCTGACCAGATTTGTGAATTAGTTATAAATGTAAAGATATTTTCACTAAATGGCCTCAATGTTTCTGATGAGTGTTCTCATTACATTTTAGTGAAATAAAAAGTTTCACGGTCAGTTCATTGATTTTCCTGCGGTTCACACATTTCAACTTGTTTTCACTTGAAATCAACAGTCACCTCTCACTCATACAATCTAATActtgctggttttcattttattacagcaAACCCAACAAAGGAGTCTTTGTGAGCTTCAGCAAAGTGATTATGGCTTGGGAATGAAGACATTCAGAGACTGCAGTGGTCGATCACCGAAAGGCTCATACTGTTCTGCTCTATTGGATAGCTACTTCATCTAGAGTTTGTTTAAGGAAGTCCTTCATAAATTACAGTAATCTATGCTGGTCCACATACAAGAAGTATAAGGCTTTGTTTGTCACTATAAGGATGAGCTGAATACACATGGTGGTGGATACTTCTTGTTTTCCTTTTGATATTtttatactgtgaataaaatttgattgggtggtggtgggggggggggggggggtgggggatttaaaaagaaaaaaaaaaagatctacacTGGAATACATGACCCTTCAGCAAAGGAGCAGGTAAACAGAGGCTATCTTCCACCATTTCTTTTATTGCTTATAACAAAAGCTTTGCAAACAATTAGAAATGTCAACAGCACAAAAAGTGATCTATATTGAAATTGAAAATCATAAGCCCTAATTATTGTTATTTGATGTTTTTATTGCCAATTAGATTCAAGGCACCAGGAAAACAGGGACAAATCCACTTCAAGATGTAACAAGTCTTGTAAACTCTCCCAGCCACCCCTAAAACATATTCAAATGCAATACTCTCTGTGGTGAAGGTATCACAAAAAACATCAATGCAAGTAAATCACAAAACACAGCATGCCAGAAATGAACAGCATTTTGAACAATTAAATATATTGTGACTTTttctaaatacaatacatttcagAAACCATGATGCAGTGTTCATACAGCAAATGGCCATATAGGTAATTCAAATCTTTAAATGGATGCAAGAGAACTAATTTTGCAGCTTCAACTTGATCACCCCTGCTGGTTTATTGCATAATTATATGGAGGAAAAATGTGACACAGtttatgttatatattatatataaaaataaaatattaaaaagcggatcaatataaaaataaacccaGCCTGTTTTCAGTCCAGATGGTTAAATGCAACAAATCAGTATTTTTtcatggttaaaaaaataaaataaaaatatattgtgtcTAATTTTTATGTTGAATTTTATTTTCTTGGTTCAATTTACACTTGGAAAACAGAAAAATGACCATTTCTTACtttggtttttaaatatatattaacattttatacTGTATCGATAGTTTTTAAAAAGATCACCTTTTTTTCTAATTGCTGTAAGTCAATATTTATGTATattgtgtaaaaaatgtaatgtttaaatgtGATGTCACTTTCTAATTTGAATATGCTTTTCAGATTTGTGATAAATTCTTGGGTGTTGTATTTGTGTGAAGGAATGAACTAGTTTTGTAaggtttatatattaaaatgagtgAAATACTTGAACAAGATGATTGAGGGggcttttgtgaacaaaaacaagcatGCCTgggaacactgaaaatatgaagttggcaTCACAAATAGCTTAGATATATTAGCAGTTGTAGTAGTGGCGTTAGGTCTTCTCATAAAGAACCTTTAATACACCAACAGTGTTcaactaatacaaaataatggGTGCTTTTCCTTATATTTCACTCCATAGAAATAAATAGCAATGCCTCTACAGCAGACAATCAAAAGCATGTATTTATATAGAGAACATTTACTTGCACCTCAGTTTCTCAATAAATTATGAAAAAGACAATTAAGCTTAGTTTTACCAACCTCTTATTCTGCTAATTCACTGCGCATTAATCTTGGTAACAATAATAAAATCTAACCTCTTGTGAAGGTTTCAGTTCAAATCTAAAATTACACATGCTTGTATTACAGGCAttaaaataataactagaacttcCTTGATTTAATAAGAAATTCAGGGAAGGTtttgtcattaatattaaaaatcagactaaattaaaaaataaacatgatataCTGTGCAACTTGAatattacagtactgtttattgttttatattacagtatttacaaatcaGTTGAACAGGTTGTGCTGAGTTTTCCCACAAGGCAGCTACAGTGCAGGTCTAACATGTAAAAGGTCTaccagcagagcagagcagcgaACGTGCAAGAAGCATACATGTGATCAATTAGGGGTTTAGCCAAATGAAAGCAGCAGGTTCAAGTACAGCTGAAGAGTTAAACACATTGCACTGCAGTCCATGAAGCGAATGCTAAAATCAAAGCAATGTTCTACAGTCAAACAGCTCTCTCGTTTTCACTTTATTGAGGAAAATAACATCACCACCGGTGTATTTCTACTTACTGAAAGTACCATACCTGCATTGCCTTTGCTGCCTTTGTACAATTCAATGTCTCGCAAAAACAGAATTTACAGTGTAACTGTGAGACAgaaaaatgcatgaaaaaaaataaaaaaaagcagaagaGTAACATTCGCAGAGTAAATTACACATGCTGAAATGATCATTCTTGGGTGGAATTAAATAAGACAAATAGTCGCATAGCATAAAAGACGGGGGCCTATTTGAAGAGACAGTTTAGAATCATACCTACAGTAAAGTGCAGAAAATGAACAACTGAACAGGTTAGAACTAGTGCTGTATCCCCTAGGTTTCCTTGTTTTGACCAAACCCATCTAAGAATGTAAAGCTCACTCAAATAGCAGAAACCATCCGATTGACATTCTGGGAATAAAAACAGCAGCAGAGATTTCAAATGCAACTCAttctactgtatttgtattattaagcTTAATAATGGAAGTCAATATTGAAGATCTGCTGCCGTTTAGTTTATTAAAAAGGTCAGGAGAGGCCTGGGCTGAACCCAAGAGTTGTTTGTTCCATAACACACCCAACAGTGCTTGCAAGACAGTTCCTGATCAAATGTTACAATCACATACGGTTTTGGTTCATTACATTATTAGACacccatttatattttaaaaaaaaatccttaataaCAAACAGATGCACAGAAATTGGATCACACTCATCTTCATTGTCACTGTTAATAAACATTTTCTTCAGGATGTTCTCTTTTTGAGCAGccaattttgaaaatgtttttgcaaGGCCCCGTTTAAACAGTTAACAGCTTCAAAAGGCCATAATGTTTCTCTTTCACCTTTTTATGTGTTGCTTCTGTATTAAGATTTAATAACAACATTCACCTATACTTGGAATGCAAATATCCAGTTGTGGAATGCAAGGGAATGTCTCATTCCGAAATGCAGACGACAGCATCACTGGACACAATGAAAGACTGCAGACAATGGGATTGAGCTGAAGTAAGATGGATTCAGACTATTCTATAGGGAAACTTATTCATGTTTCTGAATATTGGAGACCCACTcataaaacagtaaagaaaacacTTACATTTGaatctgtttaatatatatatatatatatatatatatatatatatatatatatatatatatatatatatatatatatacacacatacatacacagacgtgctcaaatttgttggtacccttacagctcattgaaataatgcttcattcctcctgaaaagtgatgaaattaaaagctattttatcatgtatacttgcatgcctttggtatgtcatagaataaagcaaagaagctgtgaaaagagatgaattattgcttattctacaaagatattctaaaatggcctggacacatttgttggtaccccttagaaaagataataaataattggattatagagatatttcaaactacttagtttctttaattagtatcacacatgtctccaatcttgtaatcagtcattcagcctatttaaatggagaaaagtagtcactgtgctgtttggtaccattgtgtgcaccacactgaacatggaccagagaaagcaaaggagagagttgtctgaggagatcagaaagaaaataatagacgagcaaggtaaaggtaaaggctacaagaccatctccaagcagccctaaagttcctgtgacaacagttgcaaatattattaagaagtttaaggtccatggaactgtagccaacctccctgggcgcggccgcaagaggaaaatcgaccccagagtgaacagaaggatagtgcgaatggtagaaaaagagccaaggataactgccaaagagatacaagctgaactccaaggtgaaggtacgtcagtttctgatcgcaccatccgtcgctttttgagcgaaagtgggctccatggaagaagacccaggaggactccacttttgacagaaaaacataaaaaagccagactggaatttgctaaaatgcatattgacaagccacaatccttctgggagaatgtcctttggacagatgagtcaaaactggagctttttggcaagtcacatcagctctatgttcacagatgaaaaaatgaagc
Encoded proteins:
- the LOC117406803 gene encoding uncharacterized protein LOC117406803 isoform X1 codes for the protein MYAVFRHERTWAGTSKEKKAIEEQARGRESESDQLAFNPCAASVLQRQIVDLKSHINDLQEANENVVLELAKADEEISQLKADMAKLKTEYEDRLQDSLQRHSIFKEKVSRKHGEPLSPISPGNSLDLHGEVCQLRSESWKLREANHRLNEENHWLQEELWDMRRQHERLLRTILNGTTDSTERGDGSSLAQIIEHNVEHNGKVDRVTSLQSKFERMPSPAHCRYRNVKSEPNNGLAEIELPSWEERERERAQHNSSPLSLDSDGTDFLLVGFNKRNFSSKHVAFKDVLRKQISLTEDRVLGDAPTELPLSSTRPPSPGKESRPQPLGLGRPAQETLPGGLQDDSDELSDDDMSSVSQITNGLHSPVHGSANTTASKSAIGHAPAPYGSQAVLGQRRSPLVVLPRRPFAPHSIADLKVGSLVKFSWPGGKISKGTVKYLGSLPGRQEIYLGVELEGNEVGKHDGTFEGIRCFLCKPNKGVFVSFSKVIMAWE
- the LOC117406803 gene encoding uncharacterized protein LOC117406803 isoform X2 → MYAVFRHERTWAGTSKEKKAIEEQARGRESESDQLAFNPCAASVLQRQIVDLKSHINDLQEANENVVLELAKADEEISQLKADMAKLKTEYEDRLQDSLQRHSIFKEKVSRKHGEPLSPISPGNSLDLHGEVCQLRSESWKLREANHRLNEENHWLQEELWDMRRQHERLLRTILNGTTDSTERGDGSSLAQIIEHNVEHNGKVDRVTSLQSKFERMPSPAHCRYRNVKSEPNNGLAEIELPSWEERERERAQHNSSPLSLDSDGTDFLLVGFNKRNFSSKHVAFKDVLRKQISLTEDRVLGDAPTELPLSSTRPPSPGKESRPQPLGLGRPAQETLPGLQDDSDELSDDDMSSVSQITNGLHSPVHGSANTTASKSAIGHAPAPYGSQAVLGQRRSPLVVLPRRPFAPHSIADLKVGSLVKFSWPGGKISKGTVKYLGSLPGRQEIYLGVELEGNEVGKHDGTFEGIRCFLCKPNKGVFVSFSKVIMAWE
- the LOC117406803 gene encoding uncharacterized protein LOC117406803 isoform X4 yields the protein MYAVFRHERTWAGTSKEKKAIEEQARGRESESDQLAFNPCAASVLQRQIAKADEEISQLKADMAKLKTEYEDRLQDSLQRHSIFKEKVSRKHGEPLSPISPGNSLDLHGEVCQLRSESWKLREANHRLNEENHWLQEELWDMRRQHERLLRTILNGTTDSTERGDGSSLAQIIEHNVEHNGKVDRVTSLQSKFERMPSPAHCRYRNVKSEPNNGLAEIELPSWEERERERAQHNSSPLSLDSDGTDFLLVGFNKRNFSSKHVAFKDVLRKQISLTEDRVLGDAPTELPLSSTRPPSPGKESRPQPLGLGRPAQETLPGGLQDDSDELSDDDMSSVSQITNGLHSPVHGSANTTASKSAIGHAPAPYGSQAVLGQRRSPLVVLPRRPFAPHSIADLKVGSLVKFSWPGGKISKGTVKYLGSLPGRQEIYLGVELEGNEVGKHDGTFEGIRCFLCKPNKGVFVSFSKVIMAWE
- the LOC117406803 gene encoding uncharacterized protein LOC117406803 isoform X3, with translation MYAVFRHERTWAGTSKKKAIEEQARGRESESDQLAFNPCAASVLQRQIVDLKSHINDLQEANENVVLELAKADEEISQLKADMAKLKTEYEDRLQDSLQRHSIFKEKVSRKHGEPLSPISPGNSLDLHGEVCQLRSESWKLREANHRLNEENHWLQEELWDMRRQHERLLRTILNGTTDSTERGDGSSLAQIIEHNVEHNGKVDRVTSLQSKFERMPSPAHCRYRNVKSEPNNGLAEIELPSWEERERERAQHNSSPLSLDSDGTDFLLVGFNKRNFSSKHVAFKDVLRKQISLTEDRVLGDAPTELPLSSTRPPSPGKESRPQPLGLGRPAQETLPGGLQDDSDELSDDDMSSVSQITNGLHSPVHGSANTTASKSAIGHAPAPYGSQAVLGQRRSPLVVLPRRPFAPHSIADLKVGSLVKFSWPGGKISKGTVKYLGSLPGRQEIYLGVELEGNEVGKHDGTFEGIRCFLCKPNKGVFVSFSKVIMAWE